The Leptospira licerasiae serovar Varillal str. VAR 010 genome segment TTCTGCGGGGCTTGGGGTTGACCTTTCGGGCTAGGGTCTGGTCCATTGTTTAAGTTTCCATTTCACCCTGCAGAATGGCAATCTGGAATTCTGGCTAATTTTGGCAGGAAATTCGGAAAAATCCGGAAGAAATTTTTAGGATTTTATGAATGTAAATTGATCGGAATGATCCTCTTTGTTGCAGAATCGGATCGAAACTTCCTTTTCCCCGTTCAATTTCCATTGGATTTTTCCTCTCAGTTGGTCCACTAACATATTCACAAGTTGTAATCCTAGTCCTGGAGAATAATCGGTTCTGAATCCCTTCGGAAAAGGGACCCCATTGTCCGAGACGATTAAATTTACCCAAGAATCTTCTTTGAAAAGTCGGATGGAAATTTTACCTTCTCGCTTTTTAGGGAATGCATATTTGAAAATATTGGTAACTAACTCGTTCAAGATTAGTCCTAGAGGGATTGCACTTTTTACATCTATTTCCAGATCGTTCAGATCGAGTTGAAGAGAGATCTCTTTTGTTTTTTCTTGGAAAGCATTCAGAAGATTTTCCGTGATCTTTTGGATATAACGATCCAAACGGACAGAATGGGAATTGTTGGAAGTATATAACATCTCGTACAAGTTCCCGACCGAATGGATTCTATTTACTAAATTCTCCAAAGTATTTCCCAGTTTCGGATCCGAAGATCTGGATGCTTCTATCTCTACGATAGAACTGATCATACTCATGCTGTTTTTGACCCTATGTTGGAGTTCCTTATAAAGATACTCCCTTTCGTGAAGATCCTTCGCTAATGTTTCCAATGCTTCTTTAGCTTCGGTGATATCCACGCATGAACCGATAAATCCGGTAAAAACGCCCGATTCGTTAGTTATAGGAAGTCCGTTATCCTGGATCCATCTCCATTCGCCGTTTTTGTTTTTTAGACGGTAGGTCATGCTAAAAGCTTCTCTTTCGTCGAAATGACTGGAATAGATTTGGATACATTCGTCCAAATCGTTCGGATGAACGCTTTCTGCCCAGCCGTCCCCAAGCTCTTGCTCGATATTTCTTCCGGTAAAATTCAGCCAGGTCTGATTGAACCAATTACATTTTTTGTCCAGGCCCGAAACCCAGATCATCACAGGAGCGGCATTCGCGACAGTTTTAAATCTAGATTCACTTTCTTTAATATTCTCTAATAAACTGTATTCTTTGGAAATATCCCTAAAGACTAGAACGGAACCTATGGTGTATCCTTTTTCGGAGCGGATCGGAGCGGAACTTTCTGCGACCCTATGCTCCGCACCTGATTTAGAAACGAGTAATACTTGGTTTTCCAAGCCCATATTTTTTTCTTTATTAGCGGCTAAAGCATCTAGAGAGTTTCTCATTCTTCTTTTAGTCTTTGCGTTCACAATTTTGAAAACTCTTTCGATAGGTTCGCCGATTGCATCCGATCTGGACCAGCCTGTCAGAGTTTCCGCAACATAATTCATATCCGTAATATTCCCTAACTCATCGGCGGAGATGACGCCGTCTCCAATGGACCTTAATGTTGCCTTTAGAAGTTCCTGGTTTTCTTTTAAGGACTCTTCGCTTCTTTTCAAACGAAGATGGGACTCGTAAAGTTTGAACGCCATTTTGATGGAAGCGATTAGAACGGTTTCTCCGGAATTTTTAACAACATAGCCGTATGATGTGATCTTCTCCGTTTTTTCGACGATCTCCGGTTCGGTATGGCTGGAGAGAAATACGATGGGAATATCCCTTGTTTTCAAGATAAGAACCGCAGCATCCGTACCGTCTTCTTCTCTTCCAAGATCAATATC includes the following:
- a CDS encoding PAS domain S-box protein; translated protein: MIQTVEKIFREYFPIPEERKKTILLVEDEAIISLSETQRLKKNGFRVISAYTADEAVQIATNDYTVDLVLMDIDLGREEDGTDAAVLILKTRDIPIVFLSSHTEPEIVEKTEKITSYGYVVKNSGETVLIASIKMAFKLYESHLRLKRSEESLKENQELLKATLRSIGDGVISADELGNITDMNYVAETLTGWSRSDAIGEPIERVFKIVNAKTKRRMRNSLDALAANKEKNMGLENQVLLVSKSGAEHRVAESSAPIRSEKGYTIGSVLVFRDISKEYSLLENIKESESRFKTVANAAPVMIWVSGLDKKCNWFNQTWLNFTGRNIEQELGDGWAESVHPNDLDECIQIYSSHFDEREAFSMTYRLKNKNGEWRWIQDNGLPITNESGVFTGFIGSCVDITEAKEALETLAKDLHEREYLYKELQHRVKNSMSMISSIVEIEASRSSDPKLGNTLENLVNRIHSVGNLYEMLYTSNNSHSVRLDRYIQKITENLLNAFQEKTKEISLQLDLNDLEIDVKSAIPLGLILNELVTNIFKYAFPKKREGKISIRLFKEDSWVNLIVSDNGVPFPKGFRTDYSPGLGLQLVNMLVDQLRGKIQWKLNGEKEVSIRFCNKEDHSDQFTFIKS